One Nymphaea colorata isolate Beijing-Zhang1983 chromosome 12, ASM883128v2, whole genome shotgun sequence genomic window, GTCGCCACTTCCTCATGACAATGGTGGTCTTCCTTTGCCCTTGAATCCGTCGTTGACGAGCCCGGTATCAGAACCTCCTTCCAGGTGACAAGCGCCTCTGCCCTTATGTTTCGCTGACGGAACGGATGAACCAGTAAAGTAAATGAAGGTGGCCACTGGAAGCAGCAAAAGTGTTGCTGCCACAGGCTCCGTCGTGAAATTTTCTTCCTGGCgattcaccttttttttttctgagccATCGCCATGCTTCCGGGGGCCTTTTGTCGGTCCCTGGGAAGTGTAAAGTTTTCAGGCATTCACCTGGTAAATAGTGTAGCCCCAATACCCCTGTTGCTAATGTAcatcgaagaagaagaagataccATATGTAATCCATGTAGGTGAGAGTTTGTTCCTTTGTTCCTTTAAGCGATTTAAGGTTGGTTTATGTAATGCTTGTATGGCATCTTAACTCAAAGAGTTTATTGATATGTTTCAATTGCTAATTTTTATTACATTCCTAATTCGTGTTCATTGACTCCACCCTACTTGGACCGATTGTTTCCTCATACTATGTCAATGATACCGTCGCATATTGTACagtctcttccttctctctttcatgGGACTCTGAACCGAACATGCTCTGGGCTTTTTGAACCACTGCCTTTCTCAGCATTCTAAAAGAAGGTGGTGCGCAGAGTCACGTCTTTATCCGGAGGGGCTGCGTGTGCTGCGACACGAGTCAAGTGTGAAGGGGAAGGCTGGAACGAACTGTACTCTCAGCATCAGCAACCCCAACacaaaagggaaaggaaaaactGCCAGGCCCGTATTGCAGCAACCCTTTCCGAGCCGCAAACAGtcggcagcagcagcagccagCGAAGGCACGCCGTTCCAAGCGCCGAGCAAGAGTCCCACGAAGGTTTCTTCTCTCTGCCGCTTACACAGACTATTTATTCTGGTGGCCGGTCATCTCTGGGGACAGTCTGGGCATTTTATGAGTTGTAGCTCAGCGAGCACATACAGCGGACCAAGGGCTTTtcggtaattttttttatgggcgCTGCCCTCTGAACACTTCAGTTGTCTGATGTGGTGAAGGTGGGACATGGTGTCGGTTGTCGGCTTGCAATAAGGAAGAAAGAGTCGCTTTATGGTGAACAGGAGGGAGGGCAGTCTGCCAGAGGCCTCCCGCTaccaaaaataacaaaagatgcGCTTCCCTTTCTCGTCCATGAGCCTCGAAATTGAAAGTTGTTGCCTCTTTCTATGTGTGTTCTTCTGTTAGCCTAAAAAGTACGATCGACTGTGGAAGTTTGCGAGTgattaaagaaaagaagcaaagaaggaaacaaaagagGGCAGGCTCGTGTGCAGCAGAGCCAAGACAAACCAGgctcaaaatataatttttagtAGAAAAGCAGGGGAATTTTTCAGATAAAAAGAAGACTTGGGCAATCATAGATCTTGGTGTCAACATCCTGGTTTCCTTTTCAAGTCAGAAAgagcgagtgagagagagagagagaggtgaattTCCAGTCACGTTCCGACACTGACATGACAACTCCATCCCTGTCATAACCGTCTCGGGAACGTGATTGGGTCCACTGcagcacctctctctctctctaggtttCACCAGCCCATAAAAGGATCCGAGACGTCTCGGTTTCCAAGGCTGACTCTGCAAATCCATGTGGCGCTCCGGCCGTCCCCACCGGACCCATGTGCCAGAAGATTACGTGATTCCAAACAATGAGCCCCATCATCTCGAAAACATCATCTCCAACCTGTTCTTTTCGACCACTCGAGCCGAAGATGGGGGTGCCGACGAGAGACTCGTAGTCTACTTCTTTTGGCAGAACTAGACCGCCGCTGGCGCTTTTGTCctcttccattattttgaacATCAACATCTAAAAATCTTCAATTAGAATCAATCCATCTCCACtctggttaaaagaaaaactcaacttcCTTTTACTGCGCAGGCAAATACGCTTGGCCTCATGCGGGCTGCCACCAAGTGCTTGTACTGCAAAAGAATCGTGAGCCTGTGGAGTTTTGCTCGCATTTCATGTGACACCTGTCGTCCAGTTGCTATCAGAGCCTCGAAGGACGACTTTTGTGGTGACCATCATCAAGGAAGAAGGCGATAGATGGAGATGCAGGGAAGGAGACCCCACGGACAGACAGAGAGACACTCTGCTAGATGGGGGCCATCCACGAAGGGCGGGTGGTAGCAGATGCCCCTCCCGTCCTTATCACAAGGACAGTGGCCCTGCAGAAAAACATTTTAATGTTGGGGAACATTGACCGTATCCCCAAAAGAAGAAGCCTCTGGATGTACCCAGAAGATGCCCGTGGCTGCTTCTTCCTGAAATGGGGTCGCCCGACCTGCAGAACCgttctttctttccattgggGGCACTTCGTTTTTCACCTTTCTGCAGCTTTCATGGCGAGTTTTGCAGTGAGCTTCTCGTGTTCTCTGAAAGGACAGCAGAAGACTCGTGATGACGATGATTTAATTgttttcatcttttgttttgaaGATTTAAATTTGACCCATTTCACGACCGGGTCCGATTCTGATTAGATTCAGCCGAGACTTCAGATTTTTCTGCTTTCAGAGACTGATCTTGATGACAAGACGACGACAGACTCTGAAAAGTTGGGTCTTCTTCAGAGGCTCAATTTCGATCATTAGCTGGATTTGAGATTCGAATATATTGTTAATACGAGCTCCGCCTTTACTGACAACGATCGAATCAGCACCTCAAAGTAAAGCCTGCCGTTCTGGGAgatatgaaatttttatatctttATCTCATGTCCATCTTTAAAGTCGAGCAACTATTTTTTCCCATTctcccaaaaagaagaaaaggacgtGTCCGCCATTTGATCAGCAGGCCTCACTTTTTAATTTGAAAGATTAGGAACAATATCTGGCAGCTGTTCAGAAAAGTAGGAGCAGCACCAAAATAACTCAGAAATACAAAAGACCAATTTATAAAATTATGGACAGAAGTGGAGCctccaaatgaaaatttatcGATAAATATGATACACTCATACTGGGCAAAATTAAACAGACAAAAAAACCTGATCCccatatgtatataattaaatGGTGTTTTGATGGTTATTGAATTCAAGATGGATAGTTAAAAGGAAAGGTGATAgactattttaattttttcttttattttgttctcaATCATCCATATTCTCTACACAAACAACTCTAGTTAAATGGTTGTCTTAAATGGTAACTCTAGTTTTTAGTGTCATCCAGCCATCTAATCAAGATCTTTGATCCATCACAatagattaaaaataaaaaaaatatgaaagatattttcatcatctcagtcaacatttttttttcttatttttctttcaaccatttaGATGATCCTGAGTATAGTCATAGTCATCATTCACTTACAGCCATCTAATGTttagtttaaaaaattattatatatatatatatagaacaacaGACTTTCAACATCAcatttaaaatggaaaagaaaaggcaggTCACCTTCTCATATTTGCTTGACTTCTTGTTTGGCAGGTCTCTTTAAGATGCATTTGAAGTGACGTTTTTCCGGGCAAATTGACCAGCTGGGAGGATGAAGCATCGGAGCCAACTAGAGAGGCCCATCTCTAAGATGCGCGGTTCTTTGATAGTGGACCAGTTGGCAGGATCCAAGTTATCAAATCTAAGCCCCTTCATTTCtctccatattgaatgaatttaATGCAAGCAAGTCATGTTCTAATCTCCAAAGGATTGCAATATCATATATGACATTGTCCCGCATGGGATgaaacaatcttttttttttttttttttttgtaatgtttaAATGGAAGTAAAATGAGAATTAGGACGATATGGACTATATACACATGCACTTATTAGTGATCAGCATCCCCTTATATGAAGTAGTGCTACCAATATCGATAAAACTGTCGTTTTTCAATTGGAATTgataagtttaaatttgaaaaaaaaaaaacatagaaattatacatataagaaTGACTAAACAATGATTTATGATGATAGTGATGCGTGTTGctaatcaaatttgaaaacttattTATTATATATCTTTAGTGTGTTGGACTACCTTAATATTAGTAATATGTATTCAATACTTCGGATCTAATTCAAAATTCAGCTGATATCTAAACTTACTTAGTTGGGTTTCATAACAAAATTGATCACATATCCAATCACTAATCAGATGGTAATGGCATAGTCTCGTCTTTCTCGCAGATCTGATTTTGAAGGCATCCCTCATTAGTTTGTTGTACCTATACAATCACTTTCAATTTTTAAGGTTGCATCCTTTGAGCAATTAAGCAGAAACCAACTTGATTGGatctgaaacaaaaaaaaactttgagtGAGTTGAAATTCTTGCCAGTATAGTGAGACAAATTCTATGTCAATTCTTTTGACCCATTTATATCCTTCATATGAGGCCATTTTTGtgtcattttataaaaaaatgttcacaAAGTTAGCCTCAGCCTAGTTTAGAAATCCCATGCAAAGGGATAGGGATCGATTTGTCAATTGCTCTCAGAGAAAAGACCCCTAACTAGAAGTAGACCgtaaagaataaaaatatgaaattacaCAAAGTTGTACCTTGTCCTAATACCTAATAAATATACAGCCATGTGGCTTCAATTTGATGTGATATGAGCTTAGTATGCACAGCAATCATGTTCTTTTCCATGGAGAGGACCTTCAACAGCTTACCGCATAAATGGGTTGGGAATTTATTCGTAGCATTTCCATATCTTTATGATCCTACTAAAGCAAATGTACCATACATAAATGAATGTCATGTCATGTAACAGTATATCAGATGCTTGGCATATTTGCTTTGTACAAAATCAATGTTAATAGTACCGGTGCACATCGTACGTGTATCGGCCCCCCTCACCAAAACAAGTCAGATCGAAGAAAAGTATGGAAATCCGTGTTTGGGTCGCATCCAACTCTTCGAAATTTCGGGATATTTGGATTTGAGTTCATACCAGGAtcccatttttttaaagttgaattCAGATCCCTTAGCATTAGATCCAACAACATTTATATGTAGCCTGTTTGATCGGTCATCGGATTCGACCTGGTTCAGATTCATTTACGAATCCACATACAAATCTGATGACAAATAGCAATCAGCGGACCCGAAGTTGTTTACCCGGTCTGATAAACACGGATTTTTGGATGGATCGGTAATTGAGTAAAGTCATCCCTTGTTCTGAACTCGAGAGTTTGTCCCTATGTCCCTACTAATTCGATATCAATTTCCCCACATTCCATCTTAGTAACCATAAATTTAAGTGTGATGTGATATATCCATTCAAAACCATGACGTGACCTCCAATTTCTTCTAAGGCAACATTAATTGTTGGTGTGCCCACAAAAGTTCAGTCATCACTTCCATTCTCATGGAAGGATGTTATCCATCATGATTGCAAAAGTTAGATACACAAGCAAATTTAATGATATCTTATTTTAACATCGCTTCAAAAGTTAAGCGTATAATAGTAAAATATATTACTCCCAAATCAATACTGGGACTTTgccaaaattaaaaattttaagcgTGTAATTGTAAAATATTCTGATATGGGTATTATGGGACTTTAGCATGATTGAATTAGAGAGGAAAAAAGGAGGTCACATCACTGAAATTGAGTAGTTGAAGTACCTTTTCCTCTAATGAATAAGCAGGTGCGTCCCAAGCTTCCTATAGTAGTCACAATACATCTCTTCTCCAGTGACAATGCCTATGAAATCTAGCACTAAAATTGAGTAATGGGTTTCTTCCCCCACATGATCATGaacaaaattttacttcttatcattttcaaaatgtttagtTTGACCctcgcatatatatatactcgcatatatatatatatatataattagaatCTAAAATTTTATCACTAAAAACATTCAATGAATTAGTAGTAGCGTGATTTACGATAGTTTTAATgacaaacttttaaattttaaccattagTCAACTATCAAGTGCACGCAGACACACATAaaccagaaagagagagagagagaggaatagtTGATAGTTCGTAATCGATTAGGTCAGCGACAATAACTAGGCCACTCAAAATCGATTGTTGAAGCactttatataaatataatcttAAGAATCTTTTGACGAGAATCAGTCATTTTGTGAGTTTAACATGCTTCtacagcaataaaaaaaaaatgacggCTCTTAagacttcaattttttaatagTGTAAAAACCAATGGTTTctttaaaaacaacttgaattaaaacataTTCTATAttgaattagtatttataaacgCATCATAGTattaatatgttttttaaaatattttctttcaaaaatgtAAGAGGTCTAGTTAGTTTCTgtttatatatatccaaatcttttcttccttgacTTATGCTTTGTTTTAAACATTTGATCATCTCCGGGCAATTCAAACAATTACGATCGCAAATAACACAACAATTTTGTAACGGCTGTTATTAAATAAAGAAGCCTTTCATTGTTTATTTTATAATCCTTCTGAATACAGACGAAATGACAAAGATCAAAAAAATATAGTAAGAAGAACTAATGACAGAGAAGAATATTGTGTATGTCACGAAAGGCACACACGATTAAGATAACATCGAGACCATCCAGACCATCAACAGAAGCAGAAATTTTGAAGGGGAAGATGCCCATCCGCAGACTAATATCATCGCTCCTAACAGATGTAAGAACTATGGTTCAGCTATGAGTTTGAGGATGGCGAGTGTAAGACTCCCGATGTTCATCAGATTCTGGTTCTGCTTGGTCAAAGGGGAAGCTCCTCCATTTCCGTCTGTGAACCCCGTCTCGCACGTGTCTACGTTGGTCATGGCGGCCGATATATCCACGTTGACGTCGTCGTACCGCTTAGCCCCCAAATTCTCGATGCCGGACTTGAACGAATCGATGCTGCTCGAGTACAACTCATTGCAGTCTTTCAGGCACGCCTTGGTGTAAGGATCAGTCTTCTGCTTGAGCAGTTTGGAGATGTATGACAGCGTAGACGTTGCGTTCTTGACGCCCATTTCCATGGCAATAACGTCCAAGCCAGTGAGATTTGCATGGCTGCTCCTGTTGTCTGCCTGCAGCGTGGTCAAGCAGAAGCTGTAGTCAAGTGTTTGGTTGCAAGTCTTCTTTATGAACTCAATTCCCTCCTCACCATTAACATGCACCGAGGAAGCGGAAAAGAAcgccaagaaaaataaaatgcacatgATGGCAGGAGAATAACTGACAGTGGACATGTTTGGCATGTATATATCTGAAGGTCTGAACCAATGTCGACTATATTCCTATGTTGGCACTCAAAGTCTTTTAGCTGTAAACAGcttaaagaggaagaagaaggagaaagtaTTGATAGCACTTGGCAGTTGGATTTCAGGCTATCTTCGCAGGTCTAAGACTTAAAcgagcagaagaagaagaaggagaagacaaTTGGTATGGTGAATGGTGATGTTGGTTTTTGGCAGATGGAATCCAGGCTACGTTTCTCTGTGTTCGCAGAACTAGGgcaagaagaataagaagaagaagacaatggaCTTGGTTATGTTGGCGTTTGGCAGTTGGATTTGAGGCCAAATTTAGTGGGAGATGACATAGCACGACGCATGAAGGGCGTATTTATAACGAGtggcaagagaagaagaaacgaAATGGAACTCGGATGAGATCAGCTGCGTGTCTAATCGAAACTGACCTCCAATTAAACTGAGATAAGTTGTTTTTGTCCAGCGTGTTCCAGAGAGCATCGGCATGTGTGTATCGACGTGAATCCAAAATCAAGAACAGTGAACATTTTCTTAAGAGTATAATTCCCATGCATTTCTTTGTTTGGAATCTCTAAATTAAGACCGTTTCTACCATCTAGATCGCGAAGTGTGTGTTTTGAGCTTAATTTGAAAACCTTACTGATTGGTCACATTACATGAGAGGTCTACATTGCGTGTGCATGCATATTCAAATTCCTTGGATAGTCTACaacgttgttatatatatataaataatttggATAAAACCAAACACAGgaataaaaaccaaaccctttaattttgatttttaaagtgtttcttttttttttcttttggcaatctaaccttattgatatgatctttaGAATGAGTTgatccaaaacttatactaagttgatcatttgttagactttaatggtgtttttataataagaagaaaTGAACAACCCCCAtggcatgataataaaaaaaatcaaacattttttattaaaacaacttgaaacaaagcacgctttatatcaaaatagtctttatagatatattaagatgtttagattgtatttaaaatagtttttgacaaaaaaataaatgggtttggtttttatccctgacttAAATGTTTGGTGTTTACcaacttctatatatatatttatttacatttatatgTTAGATATAAGGAACAGTTTCATCacctttttatctttatttttagtttcaattatcgatttaaaataaaaatcaaatactGAGATTGGTCTTTATCCTtctagcatatatacatatagtttTGCCAATGTGATGCTTTgcttttaaaaggaaaacatgaTACGTATAAAACATGGCTTTTCctaaatgaaggttcatatgaAAGTCTACTTAAGTTATCTGGTCAGGTCCGAAAGCGCACCTCGATTGTTAAACGATCACTTCTATGTgtcctcgttttttttttttttttttccttccctgTTTGTATTAGAAACTTTTTCTATTCTCAAAGATTTTGCCGTAGGGATCACTTCATCGACATCCTTAACAAACTCACActtctaaaaaggaaaaaaaaatggatcttTCTCAATAATGGCAATAACACTTTTGAACTAAGAGACCCGAGCGCAGTGATTTAATCAACAGCCATCAACCTACTGGTCGGCTCATAGTTGTACTTACTTCATTGAATCGAACATTGTCTAGTTAGAACAAGTATATGCCAGCTTAGACCGTGTTTGATCCATTAAAATGCGCTTGATAACATTAACATTCTATCCTTGCACCACATGTTCTTGTAACACATGCTTTACAAGCAAATAAGATAGTTTGAAAAGCACCATCCATAAGCAAcactatatattttttggaaacaAGAACATGTTGTTGTTAGAATATGTGTTTTAAGAACAGCATATGCTCCAAGAACGCCTTGTTTTTCTTGCGAGACTCTCTTTCAAAAATCTTGACTTGTTTTAAAGCAACCAGACGTACAAATCAAAATAACTACCCAATACAACCGAACAC contains:
- the LOC116266012 gene encoding putative invertase inhibitor produces the protein MPNMSTVSYSPAIMCILFFLAFFSASSVHVNGEEGIEFIKKTCNQTLDYSFCLTTLQADNRSSHANLTGLDVIAMEMGVKNATSTLSYISKLLKQKTDPYTKACLKDCNELYSSSIDSFKSGIENLGAKRYDDVNVDISAAMTNVDTCETGFTDGNGGASPLTKQNQNLMNIGSLTLAILKLIAEP